In one window of Macadamia integrifolia cultivar HAES 741 chromosome 2, SCU_Mint_v3, whole genome shotgun sequence DNA:
- the LOC122088026 gene encoding putative pentatricopeptide repeat-containing protein At3g47840 encodes MGTTFFPCMARRPHLRGLFTKARIFPSSSDHIDVVGISEDILIQGTQVFSQEHMFETNTQLKQLINTGHLNDARHMFDKMLQRDEISWTTMISGYVNASNASEALILFSRMWVDSAIKMDPFILSLALKACARNLELKHGMLIHAYCVKTGFVNSVFVGSALLDMYTKAGCISLGCRVFDEMPTRNVVSWTAIITGLVRNGYNKEGLLYFSEMWGSDVECDTYTFAIALKACADSGAITYGRAIHTQAMKVGFDSSSFVANTLATMYNKCGKLHYGLRLFERMRIHDVVSWTTIIATYVQMCQEEDAIQTFTRMRESDIDPNEFTFAAVISGCGALAKIGWGEQLHAHTLCTGHINSLSVANAIMAMYSKCGCLTSASRVFHEMKRRDVISWSTIIAGYSNEGHGEEAFELFSWMRSEGLEPNEFSLASLLSVCGNMAILEQGKQVHSHVLSVGLELDIMINSALINMYSKCGSIDDASWIFYSAANEDTVSWTAMINGYAEHGHSREALNLFEKMSRVGVRPDYVTFIGVLSACSHAGLVDRGFHYFNSMSVDYQINPGKEHYGCMIDLLCRSGRLHEAECMIKSMPFEQDDVVWSTLLRACRTHGDLECGKRTAEVILESDPNCAGTHITLANIYASTGRWRDAADMRKLMKSKGVMKEPGWSWIKVKDRVSAFVAGDRKHRQGEDIYSMLDLLALKPELAGYSLESGWLLHDIED; translated from the coding sequence ATGGGCACGACCTTCTTCCCCTGTATGGCAAGAAGGCCACATCTCAGGGGACTATTTACGAAAGCACGGATCTTTCCGTCTTCGTCTGATCACATTGATGTTGTGGGGATAAGCGAAGACATTTTAATCCAGGGAACCCAGGTGTTCTCTCAGGAACATATGTTTGAAACTAACACGCAATTAAAACAATTGATAAACACTGGTCATCTAAATGATGCAAGGCACATGTTCGATAAAATGCTTCAGAGAGATGAAATTTCATGGACTACTATGATCTCCGGCTATGTCAATGCGTCCAATGCCTCCGAGGCATTGATTCTTTTCTCAAGGATGTGGGTCGACAGTGCAATCAAAATGGACCCATTCATTCTCAGTCTTGCACTCAAGGCTTGTGCCCGCAATTTGGAACTGAAACATGGGATGTTGATCCATGCATACTGTGTTAAAACTGGTTTCGTGAACTCTGTCTTTGTGGGAAGTGCCCTTCTTGACATGTACACCAAAGCTGGATGCATTTCATTAGGTTGTAGAGTCTTCGACGAAATGCCTACAAGAAATGTGGTCTCGTGGACTGCTATTATTACTGGGCTTGTCCGCAATGGTTACAACAAGGAGGGTCTTTTGTACTTCTCGGAAATGTGGGGATCAGATGTTGAGTGTGATACTTACACGTTTGCTATAGCACTAAAGGCTTGTGCTGACTCGGGTGCTATAACTTATGGTAGAGCAATTCATACACAGGCAATGAAGGTGGGCTTTGATTCGAGCTCCTTTGTGGCCAATACTCTGGCCACCATGTACAACAAGTGTGGAAAATTGCATTATGGATTGCGCTTGTTTGAAAGGATGAGGATCCATGATGTTGTCTCTTGGACAACTATCATCGCTACATATGTGCAGATGTGTCAAGAGGAGGATGCAATTCAGACGTTCACACGGATGAGAGAGTCGGATATTGATCCTAATGAGTTTACCTTTGCTGCAGTTATTTCTGGCTGTGGTGCTCTTGCAAAGATAGGGTGGGGTGAACAATTACATGCCCATACTCTATGCACTGGTCATATTAATTCCTTGTCAGTTGCAAATGCCATCATGGCCATGTATTCAAAGTGTGGATGCCTAACTTCAGCTTCAAGAGTCTTTCACgagatgaagagaagagatgtGATTTCTTGGAGTACAATAATTGCAGGTTATTCTAATGAAGGACACGGCGAGGAAGCTTTTGAGCTTTTTTCTTGGATGAGGAGTGAAGGTCTGGAACCAAACGAGTTCAGTCTAGCTAGCTTGTTGAGTGTTTGTGGAAATATGGCAATTCTAGAGCAAGGGAAGCAAGTCCATTCTCATGTCCTGTCCGTTGGTTTAGAACTTGATATCATGATAAATAGTGCTTTGATAAATATGTATTCCAAATGTGGGAGCATAGATGATGCATCATGGATTTTTTATTCTGCAGCAAATGAAGATACTGTTTCATGGACAGCTATGATTAATGGTTATGCTGAACATGGGCACAGCAGAGAAGCTCTCAATTTGTTTGAGAAGATGTCAAGGGTTGGGGTTAGGCCAGATTATGTTACCTTCATTGGTGTACTTAGTGCCTGTAGCCACGCTGGACTAGTAGACCGTGGTTTCCACTACTTCAACTCAATGAGCGTGGACTACCAGATTAATCCAGGGAAAGAACACTATGGCTGCATGATCGATCTTCTCTGCCGATCTGGACGGCTACACGAGGCAGAGTGCATGATAAAAAGCATGCCATTTGAACAGGATGATGTTGTTTGGTCAACACTGCTCAGGGCATGCAGGACCCATGGTGATTTAGAGTGCGGAAAACGAACAGCAGAGGTCATTCTTGAATCGGATCCTAATTGTGCAGGAACACACATCACGCTAGCTAACATCTACGCTTCAACAGGGAGGTGGAGGGATGCAGCGGATATGAGGAAGCTGATGAAATCAAAGGGGGTGATGAAGGAGCCAGGTTGGTCATGGATTAAGGTCAAAGACAGAGTGTCTGCCTTTGTGGCTGGTGATCGCAAACATCGTCAGGGTGAGGATATATATTCCATGTTGGATTTACTTGCATTGAAGCCTGAACTGGCTGGCTACTCCCTGGAAAGTGGTTGGTTGCTGCATGATATTGAGGATTAA